The following are from one region of the Myotis daubentonii chromosome 2, mMyoDau2.1, whole genome shotgun sequence genome:
- the SGSM3 gene encoding small G protein signaling modulator 3 isoform X1, translating to MSGSYIPSASGPFSALTPSIWPQEILAKHTQKEESVEQPEFYYDEFGFRVDKEEGADPSSSRLPAVSLMEDPPQRLRWQAHLEFTHNHDVGDLTWDKIAASLPRSEKLRSLVLAGIPHSMRPQLWMRLSGALQKKRNSELSYREMVKNSSNDETIAAKQIEKDLLRTMPSNACFANESSIGVPRLRRVLRALAWLYPEIGYCQGTGMKGAAAHLCGDLGRGPLSPCPGQVAACLLLFLEEEDTFWMMCAIIEDLLPASYFSTTLLGVQTDQRVLRHLIVQYLPRLDKLLQEHDIELSLITLHWFLTAFASVVHIKLLLRLWDLFFYEGSLVLFQATLGMLRLKEEELIQSENSASIFNTLSDIPSQMEDAELLLGEAMRLAGSLTDVAVETQRRKHLAYLLADQGQLLGTSTTTTTNLSQVVRRRTQRRKSGFTSLLFGEDDLEALKAKNIKQTELVADLREAILRVARHFQCTDPKNCNVELTPDYSMESHQRDHENYVACSRSHRRRAKALLDFERHDDDELGFRKNDIITIISQKDEHCWVGELNGLRGWFPAKFVEVLDERSKEYSIAGDDSVTEGVTDLVRGTLCPALKALFEHGLKKPSLLGGACHPWLFIEEAAGREVERDFDSVYSRLVLCKTYRLDEDGKVLTPEELLYRAVQSVNVTHDAAHAQMDVKLRSLICVGLNEQVLHLWLEVLCSSLPTVEKWYQPWSFLRSPGWVQIKCELRVLCCFAFSLSQDWELPMKREEEKKPLKEGVQDMLVKHHLFSWDIDG from the exons ATGTCAG GAAGCTACATACCTTCTGCCTCTGGTCCCTTCTCAGCCCTGACTCCGAGCATATGGCCCCAGGAGATCCTGGCCAAGCACACGCAG AAGGAAGAGTCAGTGGAGCAACCAGAGTTCTACTACGACGAGTTCGGTTTCCGGGTGGACAAGGAAG AGGGTGCCGACCCCAGTTCTAGCAGGCTGCCTGCTGTGTCTCTGATGGAGGACCCTCCCCAACGGCTGCGGTGGCAGGCCCACCTGGAGTTCACCCATAACCACGATGTGGGCGATCTCACCTGGGACAAGATTGCTGCCTCCCTGCCCCGCTCAGAGAAGCTCCGCTCCCTGGTGCTGGCCGGCATCCCACACAGCATGAGGCCACAG CTGTGGATGCGGCTCTCCGGGGCCCTGCAGAAGAAGAGGAACTCAGAGTTGTCCTACCGGGAGATGGTGAAGAACAGCTCCAACGATGAGACCATTGCTGCCAAACAG ATTGAGAAGGACCTGCTCCGCACCATGCCCAGCAACGCCTGCTTCGCCAATGAGAGCAGCATCGGGGTGCCCCGCCTGCGCAGGGTTCTCCGAGCACTGGCCTGGCTCTACCCTGAGATTGGTTACTGCCAGGGCACAGGCATG AAGGGTGCTGCTGCTCATTTGTGTGGAGACCTGGGTCGAGGCCCCttgtccccctgccctggccaggtggccgcctgcctcctgctgttcctggaggaggaggacacCTTCTGGATGATGTGCGCCATCATCGAGgacctgctccctgcctcctacTTCAGCACCACCCTGCTGGGCGTCCAGACAGACCAGCGGGTCCTGCGCCACCTCATTGTCCAGTACCTGCCCCGCTTGGACAAGCTGCTCCAGGAGCATGACATTG AGCTGTCCCTGATCACGCTGCACTGGTTCCTCACGGCCTTCGCCAGCGTGGTGCACATCAAGCTGCTGCTGCGCCTCTGGGACCTGTTCTTCTACGAGGGCTCCCTGGTGCTCTTCCAGGCCACGCTGGGCATGCTGCGCCTCAAG gaggaggagctgaTCCAGTCAGAGAACTCGGCCTCCATCTTCAACACGCTGTCGGACATCCCCTCGCAGATGGAGGACGCGGAGCTGCTGCTGGGGGAGGCCATGCGGCTAGCTGGCTCCCTCACGGACGTGGCTGTGGAGACCCAGCGCCGCAAGCACCTGGCCTACCTTCTTGCAGACCAGGGTCAGCTGCTGGggaccagcaccaccaccaccaccaacctcTCTCAG GTGGTTCGTCGCAGGACGCAGCGGAGGAAGTCTGGTTTCACCTCCCTGCTCTTCG GGGAGGACGACCTAGAGGCACTCAAGGCCAAGAACATCAAGCAGACGGAACTGGTGGCTGACCTCCGGGAAGCCATCCTCCGTGTGGCACGTCATTTCCAGTGCACTGACCCCAAAAACTGTAATGTG GAGCTGACTCCAGACTATAGCATGGAGAGCCACCAGCGGGACCACGAGAACTATGTGGCCTGCTCACGCAGCCACCGGCGCAGGGCCAAGGCCCTGCTAGACTTCGAGCGACACGATGACGATGAGCTAGGCTTTCGCAAGAATGACATCATCACG ATCATTTCTCAGAAGGATGAGCACTGCTGGGTCGGGGAGCTGAATGGCCTAAGAG GCTGGTTTCCAGCCAAGTTTGTGGAAGTCCTGGATGAACGGAGCAAAGAG TACTCCATCGCGGGGGATGACTCTGTAACGGAGGGCGTCACAGACCTTGTGCGAGGgaccctctgcccagccctcaaGGCCCTGTTTGAACACGGACTGAAGAAGCCGTCTCTGCTCGGGGGCGCCTGCCACCCCTGGCTGTTTATTGAGGAG GCAGCAGGCCGGGAGGTGGAGAGAGACTTCGATTCGGTGTATTCTCGCCTGGTGCTGTGTAAGACATACAG GTTGGATGAAGATGGCAAAGTTCTGACCCCGGAGGAACTGCTCTATCGG GCAGTGCAGTCTGTGAATGTGACCCACGACGCTGCACATGCGCAAATGGATGTCAAGCTCCGCTCTCTCATCTGTGTGGGGCTCAA TGAGCAGGTCCTACACCTGTGGTTGGAGGTGCTCTGCTCCAGCCTGCCAACCGTGGAGAAGTGGTACCAGCCCTGGTCCTTCCTGCGAAGCCCCGGCTGGGTCCAGATCAAGTGTGAGCTCCG tGTCCTCTGCTGCTTTGccttcagcctctcccaggaCTGGGAACTTCCTATGAAGAgagag GAGGAGAAGAAGCCCCTGAAGGAGGGCGTCCAGGACATGCTGGTGAAGCACCACCTTTTCAGCTGGGATATAGATGGGTGA
- the SGSM3 gene encoding small G protein signaling modulator 3 isoform X2 yields the protein MSGSYIPSASGPFSALTPSIWPQEILAKHTQKEESVEQPEFYYDEFGFRVDKEEGADPSSSRLPAVSLMEDPPQRLRWQAHLEFTHNHDVGDLTWDKIAASLPRSEKLRSLVLAGIPHSMRPQLWMRLSGALQKKRNSELSYREMVKNSSNDETIAAKQIEKDLLRTMPSNACFANESSIGVPRLRRVLRALAWLYPEIGYCQGTGMVAACLLLFLEEEDTFWMMCAIIEDLLPASYFSTTLLGVQTDQRVLRHLIVQYLPRLDKLLQEHDIELSLITLHWFLTAFASVVHIKLLLRLWDLFFYEGSLVLFQATLGMLRLKEEELIQSENSASIFNTLSDIPSQMEDAELLLGEAMRLAGSLTDVAVETQRRKHLAYLLADQGQLLGTSTTTTTNLSQVVRRRTQRRKSGFTSLLFGEDDLEALKAKNIKQTELVADLREAILRVARHFQCTDPKNCNVELTPDYSMESHQRDHENYVACSRSHRRRAKALLDFERHDDDELGFRKNDIITIISQKDEHCWVGELNGLRGWFPAKFVEVLDERSKEYSIAGDDSVTEGVTDLVRGTLCPALKALFEHGLKKPSLLGGACHPWLFIEEAAGREVERDFDSVYSRLVLCKTYRLDEDGKVLTPEELLYRAVQSVNVTHDAAHAQMDVKLRSLICVGLNEQVLHLWLEVLCSSLPTVEKWYQPWSFLRSPGWVQIKCELRVLCCFAFSLSQDWELPMKREEEKKPLKEGVQDMLVKHHLFSWDIDG from the exons ATGTCAG GAAGCTACATACCTTCTGCCTCTGGTCCCTTCTCAGCCCTGACTCCGAGCATATGGCCCCAGGAGATCCTGGCCAAGCACACGCAG AAGGAAGAGTCAGTGGAGCAACCAGAGTTCTACTACGACGAGTTCGGTTTCCGGGTGGACAAGGAAG AGGGTGCCGACCCCAGTTCTAGCAGGCTGCCTGCTGTGTCTCTGATGGAGGACCCTCCCCAACGGCTGCGGTGGCAGGCCCACCTGGAGTTCACCCATAACCACGATGTGGGCGATCTCACCTGGGACAAGATTGCTGCCTCCCTGCCCCGCTCAGAGAAGCTCCGCTCCCTGGTGCTGGCCGGCATCCCACACAGCATGAGGCCACAG CTGTGGATGCGGCTCTCCGGGGCCCTGCAGAAGAAGAGGAACTCAGAGTTGTCCTACCGGGAGATGGTGAAGAACAGCTCCAACGATGAGACCATTGCTGCCAAACAG ATTGAGAAGGACCTGCTCCGCACCATGCCCAGCAACGCCTGCTTCGCCAATGAGAGCAGCATCGGGGTGCCCCGCCTGCGCAGGGTTCTCCGAGCACTGGCCTGGCTCTACCCTGAGATTGGTTACTGCCAGGGCACAGGCATG gtggccgcctgcctcctgctgttcctggaggaggaggacacCTTCTGGATGATGTGCGCCATCATCGAGgacctgctccctgcctcctacTTCAGCACCACCCTGCTGGGCGTCCAGACAGACCAGCGGGTCCTGCGCCACCTCATTGTCCAGTACCTGCCCCGCTTGGACAAGCTGCTCCAGGAGCATGACATTG AGCTGTCCCTGATCACGCTGCACTGGTTCCTCACGGCCTTCGCCAGCGTGGTGCACATCAAGCTGCTGCTGCGCCTCTGGGACCTGTTCTTCTACGAGGGCTCCCTGGTGCTCTTCCAGGCCACGCTGGGCATGCTGCGCCTCAAG gaggaggagctgaTCCAGTCAGAGAACTCGGCCTCCATCTTCAACACGCTGTCGGACATCCCCTCGCAGATGGAGGACGCGGAGCTGCTGCTGGGGGAGGCCATGCGGCTAGCTGGCTCCCTCACGGACGTGGCTGTGGAGACCCAGCGCCGCAAGCACCTGGCCTACCTTCTTGCAGACCAGGGTCAGCTGCTGGggaccagcaccaccaccaccaccaacctcTCTCAG GTGGTTCGTCGCAGGACGCAGCGGAGGAAGTCTGGTTTCACCTCCCTGCTCTTCG GGGAGGACGACCTAGAGGCACTCAAGGCCAAGAACATCAAGCAGACGGAACTGGTGGCTGACCTCCGGGAAGCCATCCTCCGTGTGGCACGTCATTTCCAGTGCACTGACCCCAAAAACTGTAATGTG GAGCTGACTCCAGACTATAGCATGGAGAGCCACCAGCGGGACCACGAGAACTATGTGGCCTGCTCACGCAGCCACCGGCGCAGGGCCAAGGCCCTGCTAGACTTCGAGCGACACGATGACGATGAGCTAGGCTTTCGCAAGAATGACATCATCACG ATCATTTCTCAGAAGGATGAGCACTGCTGGGTCGGGGAGCTGAATGGCCTAAGAG GCTGGTTTCCAGCCAAGTTTGTGGAAGTCCTGGATGAACGGAGCAAAGAG TACTCCATCGCGGGGGATGACTCTGTAACGGAGGGCGTCACAGACCTTGTGCGAGGgaccctctgcccagccctcaaGGCCCTGTTTGAACACGGACTGAAGAAGCCGTCTCTGCTCGGGGGCGCCTGCCACCCCTGGCTGTTTATTGAGGAG GCAGCAGGCCGGGAGGTGGAGAGAGACTTCGATTCGGTGTATTCTCGCCTGGTGCTGTGTAAGACATACAG GTTGGATGAAGATGGCAAAGTTCTGACCCCGGAGGAACTGCTCTATCGG GCAGTGCAGTCTGTGAATGTGACCCACGACGCTGCACATGCGCAAATGGATGTCAAGCTCCGCTCTCTCATCTGTGTGGGGCTCAA TGAGCAGGTCCTACACCTGTGGTTGGAGGTGCTCTGCTCCAGCCTGCCAACCGTGGAGAAGTGGTACCAGCCCTGGTCCTTCCTGCGAAGCCCCGGCTGGGTCCAGATCAAGTGTGAGCTCCG tGTCCTCTGCTGCTTTGccttcagcctctcccaggaCTGGGAACTTCCTATGAAGAgagag GAGGAGAAGAAGCCCCTGAAGGAGGGCGTCCAGGACATGCTGGTGAAGCACCACCTTTTCAGCTGGGATATAGATGGGTGA
- the SGSM3 gene encoding small G protein signaling modulator 3 isoform X3, whose protein sequence is MEDPPQRLRWQAHLEFTHNHDVGDLTWDKIAASLPRSEKLRSLVLAGIPHSMRPQLWMRLSGALQKKRNSELSYREMVKNSSNDETIAAKQIEKDLLRTMPSNACFANESSIGVPRLRRVLRALAWLYPEIGYCQGTGMKGAAAHLCGDLGRGPLSPCPGQVAACLLLFLEEEDTFWMMCAIIEDLLPASYFSTTLLGVQTDQRVLRHLIVQYLPRLDKLLQEHDIELSLITLHWFLTAFASVVHIKLLLRLWDLFFYEGSLVLFQATLGMLRLKEEELIQSENSASIFNTLSDIPSQMEDAELLLGEAMRLAGSLTDVAVETQRRKHLAYLLADQGQLLGTSTTTTTNLSQVVRRRTQRRKSGFTSLLFGEDDLEALKAKNIKQTELVADLREAILRVARHFQCTDPKNCNVELTPDYSMESHQRDHENYVACSRSHRRRAKALLDFERHDDDELGFRKNDIITIISQKDEHCWVGELNGLRGWFPAKFVEVLDERSKEYSIAGDDSVTEGVTDLVRGTLCPALKALFEHGLKKPSLLGGACHPWLFIEEAAGREVERDFDSVYSRLVLCKTYRLDEDGKVLTPEELLYRAVQSVNVTHDAAHAQMDVKLRSLICVGLNEQVLHLWLEVLCSSLPTVEKWYQPWSFLRSPGWVQIKCELRVLCCFAFSLSQDWELPMKREEEKKPLKEGVQDMLVKHHLFSWDIDG, encoded by the exons ATGGAGGACCCTCCCCAACGGCTGCGGTGGCAGGCCCACCTGGAGTTCACCCATAACCACGATGTGGGCGATCTCACCTGGGACAAGATTGCTGCCTCCCTGCCCCGCTCAGAGAAGCTCCGCTCCCTGGTGCTGGCCGGCATCCCACACAGCATGAGGCCACAG CTGTGGATGCGGCTCTCCGGGGCCCTGCAGAAGAAGAGGAACTCAGAGTTGTCCTACCGGGAGATGGTGAAGAACAGCTCCAACGATGAGACCATTGCTGCCAAACAG ATTGAGAAGGACCTGCTCCGCACCATGCCCAGCAACGCCTGCTTCGCCAATGAGAGCAGCATCGGGGTGCCCCGCCTGCGCAGGGTTCTCCGAGCACTGGCCTGGCTCTACCCTGAGATTGGTTACTGCCAGGGCACAGGCATG AAGGGTGCTGCTGCTCATTTGTGTGGAGACCTGGGTCGAGGCCCCttgtccccctgccctggccaggtggccgcctgcctcctgctgttcctggaggaggaggacacCTTCTGGATGATGTGCGCCATCATCGAGgacctgctccctgcctcctacTTCAGCACCACCCTGCTGGGCGTCCAGACAGACCAGCGGGTCCTGCGCCACCTCATTGTCCAGTACCTGCCCCGCTTGGACAAGCTGCTCCAGGAGCATGACATTG AGCTGTCCCTGATCACGCTGCACTGGTTCCTCACGGCCTTCGCCAGCGTGGTGCACATCAAGCTGCTGCTGCGCCTCTGGGACCTGTTCTTCTACGAGGGCTCCCTGGTGCTCTTCCAGGCCACGCTGGGCATGCTGCGCCTCAAG gaggaggagctgaTCCAGTCAGAGAACTCGGCCTCCATCTTCAACACGCTGTCGGACATCCCCTCGCAGATGGAGGACGCGGAGCTGCTGCTGGGGGAGGCCATGCGGCTAGCTGGCTCCCTCACGGACGTGGCTGTGGAGACCCAGCGCCGCAAGCACCTGGCCTACCTTCTTGCAGACCAGGGTCAGCTGCTGGggaccagcaccaccaccaccaccaacctcTCTCAG GTGGTTCGTCGCAGGACGCAGCGGAGGAAGTCTGGTTTCACCTCCCTGCTCTTCG GGGAGGACGACCTAGAGGCACTCAAGGCCAAGAACATCAAGCAGACGGAACTGGTGGCTGACCTCCGGGAAGCCATCCTCCGTGTGGCACGTCATTTCCAGTGCACTGACCCCAAAAACTGTAATGTG GAGCTGACTCCAGACTATAGCATGGAGAGCCACCAGCGGGACCACGAGAACTATGTGGCCTGCTCACGCAGCCACCGGCGCAGGGCCAAGGCCCTGCTAGACTTCGAGCGACACGATGACGATGAGCTAGGCTTTCGCAAGAATGACATCATCACG ATCATTTCTCAGAAGGATGAGCACTGCTGGGTCGGGGAGCTGAATGGCCTAAGAG GCTGGTTTCCAGCCAAGTTTGTGGAAGTCCTGGATGAACGGAGCAAAGAG TACTCCATCGCGGGGGATGACTCTGTAACGGAGGGCGTCACAGACCTTGTGCGAGGgaccctctgcccagccctcaaGGCCCTGTTTGAACACGGACTGAAGAAGCCGTCTCTGCTCGGGGGCGCCTGCCACCCCTGGCTGTTTATTGAGGAG GCAGCAGGCCGGGAGGTGGAGAGAGACTTCGATTCGGTGTATTCTCGCCTGGTGCTGTGTAAGACATACAG GTTGGATGAAGATGGCAAAGTTCTGACCCCGGAGGAACTGCTCTATCGG GCAGTGCAGTCTGTGAATGTGACCCACGACGCTGCACATGCGCAAATGGATGTCAAGCTCCGCTCTCTCATCTGTGTGGGGCTCAA TGAGCAGGTCCTACACCTGTGGTTGGAGGTGCTCTGCTCCAGCCTGCCAACCGTGGAGAAGTGGTACCAGCCCTGGTCCTTCCTGCGAAGCCCCGGCTGGGTCCAGATCAAGTGTGAGCTCCG tGTCCTCTGCTGCTTTGccttcagcctctcccaggaCTGGGAACTTCCTATGAAGAgagag GAGGAGAAGAAGCCCCTGAAGGAGGGCGTCCAGGACATGCTGGTGAAGCACCACCTTTTCAGCTGGGATATAGATGGGTGA